Proteins from a single region of Companilactobacillus farciminis KCTC 3681 = DSM 20184:
- a CDS encoding CCA tRNA nucleotidyltransferase — translation MQIKQLPADFQAALPVLEKIEQAGFEAYFVGGSVRDHILGLAIHDVDIATSAYPEEIKEIFKRTVDTGIQHGTVTVLMGDDSYEITTFRTESGYQDYRRPDKVTFVRSLADDLKRRDFTINALAVDKNGQVIDKFDGLKDLDKKIIRAVGHAEERFHEDALRMMRAVRFQAQLNFKIEEKTAQAIADNAPLLAKIAIERIREEFVKMMLSQNWQTGLADFIKLGLSEYCPGFKDQKLELAELLDVKDAKFSDEEAAFSAIGYVLSLNHQEFNKFLRDWKVSNKTREISLNTLNLLHLFESQDFDLWNIYKLGTDNLNRTIELSKMFQIEFDYTNLKQKVDQISIKSSHDLELTGKNVCEILDVKPGPIIGKSMSQMERAVVEGNVSNNFDDLRHYLLSNQ, via the coding sequence ATGCAAATCAAACAACTTCCTGCAGATTTTCAAGCAGCATTACCAGTTTTAGAAAAAATAGAACAAGCCGGATTTGAAGCTTATTTTGTAGGAGGTAGTGTCCGTGATCACATTTTAGGCTTAGCGATTCACGACGTTGATATTGCTACCAGTGCTTACCCTGAAGAAATTAAAGAGATTTTTAAGCGAACAGTTGATACTGGAATCCAACATGGAACAGTGACCGTTTTGATGGGGGATGATTCTTATGAAATCACTACCTTTAGAACTGAATCCGGCTATCAAGATTATCGTCGTCCTGACAAGGTAACCTTCGTACGTTCATTGGCTGATGACTTAAAAAGACGTGATTTTACGATCAATGCTTTGGCAGTTGATAAAAATGGTCAAGTGATCGATAAATTTGATGGATTAAAAGATTTAGATAAGAAAATTATTCGTGCTGTCGGTCACGCTGAGGAAAGATTTCACGAAGATGCCTTGAGAATGATGCGGGCGGTTAGATTCCAAGCACAGCTGAATTTCAAAATTGAAGAAAAAACTGCTCAAGCGATTGCTGATAATGCGCCGTTATTAGCAAAGATTGCGATTGAGCGTATCCGTGAAGAGTTTGTCAAAATGATGCTGAGTCAAAATTGGCAAACAGGTTTGGCTGACTTCATTAAACTAGGTTTAAGCGAGTATTGTCCTGGATTTAAAGATCAAAAATTGGAATTAGCTGAATTATTGGATGTTAAAGATGCCAAATTTAGCGATGAAGAAGCAGCCTTTAGTGCTATTGGCTATGTCCTAAGCTTGAATCATCAAGAATTCAACAAGTTTTTGCGTGACTGGAAGGTTTCCAATAAGACTCGTGAAATTAGTTTGAATACTTTGAATCTGCTTCACTTATTTGAGAGTCAAGACTTCGATCTTTGGAATATTTATAAGTTAGGAACGGATAATTTGAACCGGACAATTGAGTTATCAAAGATGTTCCAAATTGAATTTGATTATACAAATTTGAAGCAAAAAGTAGATCAAATTTCTATTAAAAGCAGCCATGATTTAGAGCTGACAGGTAAGAATGTTTGTGAAATATTGGACGTAAAACCGGGTCCAATCATCGGTAAGTCGATGTCGCAAATGGAGCGTGCTGTCGTGGAAGGAAACGTTTCCAATAATTTTGATGATTTGAGACATTATTTGTTAAGTAATCAATAA
- a CDS encoding ABC-F family ATP-binding cassette domain-containing protein has product MKTLNITNASKSFGERTLFTNVTFTINEGDRIGLLGLNGTGKTTLLDGIVNNSDLNTIEVEKPKDYKISYLKQQPDLDENSSVIDAVFNGSGEKFQLIRQYENSLAKFNANSTDQKIQNDFFKLQEKMNAAEAWQMESDVKSILNKLGITELDKKIKELSGGQQRRVALAQTLISEADLLILDEPTNHLDYEAIDWLQTYLSKYKGSVLFVTHDRYFLNEVATRIFELENRNVTEYDGNYEKYLQQKAANEEIYASEQHHKTQLYKQELNWMRAGVKARGTKQQARKDRFNDLKEDLQNKPDVQKEMSIDIAQQRLGNDVFDIKDASLKFSKHVILDDFSYLVTKGDRIGITGANGSGKTTFLNTIAQQIPLDSGEIKTGQTVRLGYYTQHTRDMDPDKRVIRYLESIGQGAKNTDGTHMSASQMLDTFKFDHQMQGAFIRELSGGEKRRLYLLAILMDQPNVLLLDEPTNNLDIETLTILENYLENFKGTVMAVSHDRYFLDKVAHKLLIFEGQGDIEESYDSYSGYLQKETEKKQAQHHEVKTQKHVEAKEKEAQNKPAEKTKLTYAEQMEFDKLEPQIEKLDDEMAKLKEQLNDPKNGYEDLMDFQRQLDEKTAESDKLMDRWEYLGQYI; this is encoded by the coding sequence TTGAAAACCTTAAACATAACAAATGCATCAAAATCATTTGGTGAAAGAACGCTTTTTACCAATGTTACCTTTACAATCAACGAAGGAGATCGAATCGGTCTTTTGGGACTAAATGGAACTGGTAAGACGACTTTGCTAGACGGAATCGTCAACAACTCTGATCTCAATACGATCGAAGTTGAAAAACCTAAGGACTACAAGATTTCTTATCTCAAGCAGCAACCGGATTTGGACGAAAATTCATCAGTCATCGATGCAGTCTTTAACGGTAGTGGCGAAAAATTCCAATTGATTCGACAATATGAGAATTCCTTGGCAAAATTCAACGCTAATTCAACTGATCAAAAGATTCAAAATGACTTTTTCAAGTTGCAAGAAAAGATGAATGCGGCTGAAGCTTGGCAGATGGAATCTGATGTTAAATCGATTTTGAACAAACTAGGAATTACGGAATTAGACAAGAAAATCAAAGAGTTATCTGGTGGTCAACAAAGACGTGTCGCTTTAGCTCAAACTTTGATATCTGAAGCTGACCTTTTGATCCTAGATGAGCCAACCAACCATCTTGATTATGAAGCTATCGATTGGCTACAAACTTACTTGAGCAAATACAAGGGTTCAGTTTTATTCGTAACCCATGATCGTTATTTCTTGAATGAAGTGGCGACAAGAATTTTTGAGTTGGAAAACCGCAATGTGACTGAATATGACGGTAACTATGAAAAGTACTTGCAACAAAAAGCGGCCAACGAAGAGATCTATGCTTCTGAACAACATCATAAGACTCAATTGTACAAGCAAGAGTTGAATTGGATGCGTGCTGGTGTTAAAGCTCGTGGAACTAAACAGCAAGCTAGAAAAGACCGTTTCAACGACTTAAAAGAGGACTTACAAAACAAACCAGACGTTCAAAAAGAAATGTCGATCGATATTGCTCAACAGCGTCTTGGTAACGATGTCTTCGATATCAAAGATGCCAGTTTGAAATTCTCAAAACATGTGATCTTAGACGATTTCAGTTATTTGGTAACTAAAGGTGATCGAATCGGAATCACTGGTGCTAATGGTTCTGGAAAAACTACTTTCTTGAATACGATTGCTCAACAAATTCCACTCGATTCCGGAGAAATTAAGACTGGTCAAACAGTTCGACTCGGTTATTACACGCAGCATACGCGTGATATGGACCCAGACAAGCGTGTTATCAGATACCTTGAGTCAATTGGACAAGGTGCTAAAAACACTGACGGTACGCATATGTCAGCCTCACAGATGCTAGATACTTTCAAATTCGATCATCAAATGCAAGGAGCTTTCATTCGTGAATTGTCCGGTGGTGAAAAACGTCGTCTGTACTTGTTGGCTATTTTGATGGACCAACCAAACGTCCTGTTGCTAGATGAACCGACAAATAACTTGGATATTGAAACTTTGACGATTCTAGAGAATTACTTGGAAAACTTTAAGGGAACAGTTATGGCAGTTTCTCATGACCGCTACTTCTTGGATAAAGTTGCCCATAAATTACTAATTTTTGAAGGTCAAGGCGATATTGAAGAAAGCTACGATTCATATTCTGGCTATCTACAAAAAGAGACAGAGAAAAAACAAGCTCAACATCATGAAGTGAAGACACAAAAGCACGTTGAAGCCAAGGAAAAAGAAGCTCAGAACAAGCCTGCTGAAAAGACTAAGTTAACTTACGCTGAACAAATGGAATTCGATAAGTTAGAGCCCCAAATCGAAAAACTCGATGATGAAATGGCTAAGTTAAAGGAACAATTAAATGATCCTAAGAATGGCTATGAAGATTTGATGGATTTCCAAAGACAATTGGATGAGAAGACTGCCGAATCTGATAAGTTGATGGATCGTTGGGAATATTTAGGACAGTATATCTAG